CGGCTAAAAGTAAAATCGCCGTTAATTTTTCAAGGTTTTCATAAGATTCTTTGAGATCAAAAGCCGCGTGAGTGCCCAAACTATTGACATCCTGATTATCTCCTTCGGTGGGGAGCATGACTGCCTGGTTTGATAAAGACAATTTTCGGTTTTGGACGGCAAGCGAAGCCGCCAGAACCTGAATCGGCTTGAAGCCGCTGTACTCATCGGGATTTTCAATCAGATTCGCCGGCAATCCTTTGTTTTTTCGCGGATGAATCAAATTGGCGATAATCGCGTGGATCCAGGATGATGCCTGGGCGATGTCAATTTTTAAAATATCACAGGCCTCGGTGATATAATAGCCCATAAAATTGGCGTTATTATAAATCTTTGCGGGGTTTGTTCTTACAATAGGGTTGTCATTGACCGAATTCATTTCTTCTTCTATCCAATTAATCGCTTGTTTGATGTTTTCGTAAAACGGTCCGAATCCCTGCGGAATGGAACGAAGAGAATAATAATCCTGAAGATCTTTTTTATTGAGCAATTTGCTTCCTTGCCAAAAATTAACGAAAAATTCATCAACTATAATTTGGCCGGAATGTTTTTTGGCTTTATGAACGAACGGATCATATGCGTCAGTAATAACCGAAAGCGACTCTAAAGCCACGGCTAAAGCTGAAAGTAATACCGGAAATAATTTAGCAATATCAGAAACGGTCAGGGCGGCAATCGCCGTCATAAAAGAAGTGCCGTTGATCAACCCAAGTCCTTCTTTAGCTTCCAACTGAAGCGGTTTTAAGCCGAATTTTTTCATTGAAATTTTCGCTTCTATTTTTTTCCCATCCAAAAAGCATAGCCCGCTTCCGGTTAAAGCCGAGGCTATCGCCGCTAAAGGAATAAGATCGCCGCTGGCTCCGATTGAACCGTAACGCCTGACGACAGGAACGATATTTTTATTCAGAAAATCAACAAGTGATTTTATAACTATGGGCCGCACGCCCGACATTCCCTTACTTAACATTTGAGCTCTCAATAACATTGCCGACCGGACAATATCTGCCGGTGTTTCTTCGCCTAGACCGCAGTTGTGCGATTGAATAAGATTATTCTGCCGTTCTTTCAAGGAGTTAAGAAAAGTTTTTGTCTCTCGGCCGATATTTTTTTCAACCCGGTGGAGATCGCCGCCGAATTGGGTGGTAATGCCATAAATTGGGATGCGCTTTTTTAAAAAATTTTCCAAAACAGCCCTGTTTTTAGCCACGATTTTATAAACGTCAGGCTCAACGGAAACCAGGGACGATTTTCTTGCCACTGCCTCAATGTCTTTTAATTTTAACCACTTATCGGCCCCGATAAATATTTTTTTCATAAATTCTTTAAAAGATTATTAAGTTCGGTGAATAATTTATTTGATTGGCTGCCGGTATCATTTATTTTTTGCATAGATACCTGAAGTTGTTGGGATAATTGGTCGATTTCATTATTATCTTGAGAATTTAAGATTTTTCCCAAAATATCAGAAAGCTCTAAAGCGGATTGAGCAAAAGTTTTTCCAGCTTCAATTGTCTCGTCGGTTTTTAATTTTATCGCGGCGTCGGTGGTTTGGCTGTTGGCCAAAGTCCAATTATCAAGTGAATTTTTGAGATTAGAGGCGTCAGTTGCAAGAACGGCGTTTTGCGAAACACCCAGGGAAATTAAAGATAATAAGGCATTTGTATCTCCATTTTGGTATTTTTCCTGAAGCGCGGCTAATGTTTTTTGGATTTCACTCATGGCCGCGGGAATTTTGTTCAGATTATTGATTGAATCCTGATAAAAATTTATGTAGTTTTGGCTGATAACCGCTGGCTTGACGGTGACGGATTGCGGGGGGATTGGAGACGTTTTTTGCGGTGTCGTTGGTTGCTTGGAAGGAGACGCTATTTCTGCCGGTTGGATTTGTGAAAAGGAGGTATCAATTCCCCCGGAAGGAATTTGGTAATTAAGCGTTTCCAAAGTCGGATTTGGCTTATTGGTTTTGCTGCCGATTTCTTTTGGTTGATTATTATGATAGAGAAAATAACCCAATCCCGCGAAAAGTCCGATTAAAACGACTATGGCTAGAGAAATTAAAATAATTTTCATAATTGATTCAAATTTATAGTATACTTTTAATTACGAAACTCCAATTTTACCGATAACAGGCAAAAAGATTTTTCTGAAATCTAAACGGAAGCGCAGCCCAGCACATAACGCATTATGTGCTGGGCGTGAGCGGATTGAAGAAAATTTTTTCGCCTGTTACTATACAGTTTAGTTTCGTAATTCACAGTAGTAGACTACTATAGTATAATATCAATTATGGGAAAAAATAAGGGACAGGTGATGTTGATGACGGTTTTAGTAATTGGCGGCTTGCTTTTAGGCGCTTCTTCAATCGCCGGGCTTTTGATGGTCTATCAGATCCGTCAGTCAAGCGATGTCATCAACTCCACTAAAGCCATTTTTGCGGCCGATACCGGAATTGAATGGGAGCTTTACAGAATACTTAAGGACTCAAATTATCCAAAGCCGATAATGACTAATCAAGCTGATTTTTCCACAACGGTTTACGGCACCAGTACTATAAAATCAGTCGGCACTTCCGGGAATTCTTCCCGGGCTTTCCAGGCCGGCCTTTAGTTTAAAATAAAGAATGCGGCGAAGGCGGTATTAATTTAAATACCGTCTTTTTTGTTATGCTATTTTTTAAATAAAATGCTATAATTTTATGGCTCATTGATAATCAAACTATTGGGGAATAAAAGGACAAAAAGGCAAATTTGGAACTGTATTAATCCTTGAAAGGAGGTTTTGAGTATGAAAACGAAAACGTTATTCTTGTTATTCTTAGCTATGGCGTTAGTCATTGCCGGTTGTGCCTCTATGGGTCCGAAAACAAAGACCGGAGCGGTTATCGGAGGCGTGATTGGCGCAGTGGCAGGAGGAGTCATCGGCCATCAAAGCGGACATGGCTTAGGAGGGGCCGGTATTGGCGCAGTAGTAGGCGCGCTTGGCGGTGGTTTGTTCGGTAACGCAATAGACCAGAAGGATAAAGAGGCTACGGCAGTTAATCCTAGCCATATCCCTCTTACCAAGATTGCCGAGATGGCTTCCCAAGCTACACCTGATGCCGTGATAATCAGCGAGATTGATAGAACCCGATCCGTGTATAATCTTAACTCAGAGATAATCACTTACTTAAAACAGAATAAAGTAAGCGATAAAGTCATTGACCACATGATGGCTACAGCCAAATAGTTTAATTTTACCTTTTATCCCCACCACAAGGCGGTATTTAATATTAAATATTAAGTACCGCCTTTTTTTATTTTTATGTTAAAATTAAAAAGTATGGATAAAAAAGATGTCAAAGAACGCATTGAACAACTTAAAAAAACGATTAATTATCACCGCTATCTTTATCATGTTTTGGACAAACAGGAAATTTCCGATGCGGCTTTGGATTCTTTGAAAAAAGAACTTTTTGATTTGGAACAGCAATATCCCGATTTAATCACTCCGGATTCGCCCACTCAAAGAATAGAAGGGAAACCTCTTAAAGAATTTAAAAAAGTTCGGCATGAAACGCCGATGCTTTCTTTTAATGACGCTTTCTCAGAACAGGATATGAAAGATTGGCTAGAGCGGCTAGAAAATTATTTGGGAGCAAAAATCAGCGTAAATCAGCGTAAATCAGCGTTATTTTATTGCGAACTGAAAATTGACGGCTTAGCTATTGAATTAATTTATGAAAACGGGATTTTTATCCAAGGCGCTACCCGCGGCGATGGTCTTGTCGGCGAAGATGTAACTCAAAATCTGAAAACCATTGAAGCTATACCGCTGAAATTATCTCCCTACTGGAGATCCGCCGCAGGTGGAGAAATTAAAAATAAAGAATTAAAAATTCCTCCATATTTAGTTGTAAGAGGGGAGGTTTTTATCACAAAAAAAGAATTTGAGAAAACAAACAAAGAGCAACTCAAAAAAGGATTAGCCGAATTCGCCAACCCCCGGAATATGGCCGCCGGCTCAATCCGCCAACTGGATTCTAAAATTACTGCCGGCCGCCACCTTGATTCCTATATTTATGATATTGTCACCGATTTGGGTCCCGCCTTCGCCGATGCTTCGGCGGGTAAACTCCAAACCCACGAAGAGAAACATCAAATCTTAAAATCGCTGGGTTTCAAAACTAATCCCGACACTAAACCCGTGAATAGTTTGGAGGAAATTTTTTCTTTCAGGGAACATTGGGGCGAAAAAGAAAATCGCGATCGATTATCTTTTGAAATTGACGGGATTGTCGTTATTGTTAATGACAATAAAATTTTTGAAACAGCTGGAGTTATCGGGAAAGCGCCTCGGGCCGCTATCGCTTACAAATTTTCTCCCAAAGAAGCTGAGACAATTATTGAAGGCATTAAAGTGCAGATTGGCAGAACCGGCGTTTTAACTCCAGTGGCTATTTTAAAACCGGTTGAGGTTGGGGGGACTACTATTTCTCATTCCACTCTTCATAATTTTGACGAAATTGAAAGATTGGGAGTGAAAATCGGCGATACGGTAATTATTAGCCGAGCCGGAGATGTTATCCCTAAAGTCATTAAAGTTTTAAAAGAATTGAGAACCGGCAAAGAAAAAGAAATCAAAATTCCGGCTTATTGCCCGGCTGATGGTTCTAAAATTATTAAAGACGGCGTGGTTTATCGTTGCAGCAATCCAAGATGCGGCGGCCGTAATCAAAGATCTTTGAAACATTTTGTTTCCAGAGCCGCTTTTAATATTCAAGGTTTGGGACCAAAAATAATCAATAGATTTTTAGACGAAGGTTTAATCAGCGATGCCGCGGACATTTTCCAGTTAAAAGAAGGCGATATCTCGGTTTTGGAACGTTTCGGCGAAAAATCCGCTGAAAACATAATCTACGAGACTAAGTCTCATAGGATTATCAGTTTGCCGAGATTTATTTATGCCCTGGGAATTTTACACGTGGGCGAAGAAACAGCTTTGCTTTTGGCAAAAAAAATATCAAGTATCAAACCTCAGACATCAAAACCGACTCAAATATCAAGCATTTTAAAAAATATTTCCCTGGAGAAACTTCAGGAAATTTCGGATGTCGGGCCGAAAGTAGCTCAAAGTATTTTTGATTGGTTTCGTAATGAAAAAAATATAAAATTTTTGGCGAAGCTGGAAGAAGTCGGCGTAAATATTGAAGCGCTAAAGTTAGAACCAAAAAGTTACAAACTCAAAGACAAAAGTTTCGTCTTAACCGGCACTTTGGAAACGATGTCCCGCGAACAAGCCAAGGGGAAAATTCGTTTGCTTGGCGG
This DNA window, taken from bacterium, encodes the following:
- a CDS encoding aromatic amino acid ammonia-lyase; its protein translation is MKKIFIGADKWLKLKDIEAVARKSSLVSVEPDVYKIVAKNRAVLENFLKKRIPIYGITTQFGGDLHRVEKNIGRETKTFLNSLKERQNNLIQSHNCGLGEETPADIVRSAMLLRAQMLSKGMSGVRPIVIKSLVDFLNKNIVPVVRRYGSIGASGDLIPLAAIASALTGSGLCFLDGKKIEAKISMKKFGLKPLQLEAKEGLGLINGTSFMTAIAALTVSDIAKLFPVLLSALAVALESLSVITDAYDPFVHKAKKHSGQIIVDEFFVNFWQGSKLLNKKDLQDYYSLRSIPQGFGPFYENIKQAINWIEEEMNSVNDNPIVRTNPAKIYNNANFMGYYITEACDILKIDIAQASSWIHAIIANLIHPRKNKGLPANLIENPDEYSGFKPIQVLAASLAVQNRKLSLSNQAVMLPTEGDNQDVNSLGTHAAFDLKESYENLEKLTAILLLAGMQAIELRGIKKASKESKKIYQKIRKVVPFLHKDKPLSADIEKIISLIKSGNLTKSMFF
- a CDS encoding glycine zipper domain-containing protein, whose product is MKTKTLFLLFLAMALVIAGCASMGPKTKTGAVIGGVIGAVAGGVIGHQSGHGLGGAGIGAVVGALGGGLFGNAIDQKDKEATAVNPSHIPLTKIAEMASQATPDAVIISEIDRTRSVYNLNSEIITYLKQNKVSDKVIDHMMATAK
- the ligA gene encoding NAD-dependent DNA ligase LigA — translated: MLKLKSMDKKDVKERIEQLKKTINYHRYLYHVLDKQEISDAALDSLKKELFDLEQQYPDLITPDSPTQRIEGKPLKEFKKVRHETPMLSFNDAFSEQDMKDWLERLENYLGAKISVNQRKSALFYCELKIDGLAIELIYENGIFIQGATRGDGLVGEDVTQNLKTIEAIPLKLSPYWRSAAGGEIKNKELKIPPYLVVRGEVFITKKEFEKTNKEQLKKGLAEFANPRNMAAGSIRQLDSKITAGRHLDSYIYDIVTDLGPAFADASAGKLQTHEEKHQILKSLGFKTNPDTKPVNSLEEIFSFREHWGEKENRDRLSFEIDGIVVIVNDNKIFETAGVIGKAPRAAIAYKFSPKEAETIIEGIKVQIGRTGVLTPVAILKPVEVGGTTISHSTLHNFDEIERLGVKIGDTVIISRAGDVIPKVIKVLKELRTGKEKEIKIPAYCPADGSKIIKDGVVYRCSNPRCGGRNQRSLKHFVSRAAFNIQGLGPKIINRFLDEGLISDAADIFQLKEGDISVLERFGEKSAENIIYETKSHRIISLPRFIYALGILHVGEETALLLAKKISSIKPQTSKPTQISSILKNISLEKLQEISDVGPKVAQSIFDWFRNEKNIKFLAKLEEVGVNIEALKLEPKSYKLKDKSFVLTGTLETMSREQAKGKIRLLGGEISESVSKNTDYLVAGAEPGSKLEKAKKLGVKIIEEKELLEMLK